Proteins encoded by one window of Blautia luti:
- a CDS encoding carbohydrate ABC transporter permease has protein sequence MDKILRNKKAIFIFIAPALIMFVLVLVIPMVQMVYYSLCDYAALTPPKFTGLANYKKLFFQDSTFKIALKNSIFFMIFSAITQQVIGLGLAVMLTNIKKGRNLFKNIYYLPSVLSSAALGLLWAFMFNPKIGINNLLAQFGIKGPLWLMDSKGFIVLPMWVIAFVALWQYVGQNMMLYMAQITGISRDIYEASYIDGASKTQSFRYITLPLIKPMMVTSLSLNCIGSLKFFDLVYNMTQGGPNHRTEVLATELYAEGFNYFKYGYASAISVVLLVMCLIVTLLVKKVIKVETYEG, from the coding sequence ATGGATAAAATTTTACGTAATAAGAAGGCTATTTTCATATTTATCGCACCGGCACTGATCATGTTTGTCCTGGTACTGGTTATCCCTATGGTGCAGATGGTTTATTATTCTTTATGCGATTATGCGGCATTGACACCGCCCAAATTTACCGGACTTGCAAACTATAAAAAGCTATTTTTTCAAGATTCTACATTTAAAATTGCGTTAAAAAACTCTATTTTCTTTATGATCTTTTCTGCTATCACTCAGCAGGTGATCGGCCTTGGTCTTGCAGTTATGCTTACCAATATTAAGAAAGGCAGAAACCTTTTCAAAAATATTTATTATCTTCCATCCGTTCTTTCCTCAGCAGCCTTAGGTCTTTTATGGGCATTTATGTTTAACCCAAAGATCGGTATCAATAATCTGCTGGCACAGTTCGGAATCAAAGGCCCTCTTTGGCTGATGGATTCCAAAGGTTTTATTGTACTTCCCATGTGGGTCATTGCGTTTGTTGCCTTATGGCAGTATGTTGGACAGAATATGATGCTTTATATGGCTCAGATCACAGGGATTTCCAGAGACATATATGAAGCTTCTTATATAGACGGCGCATCAAAGACACAGTCATTCCGTTACATTACACTTCCGTTGATTAAACCAATGATGGTAACTTCACTTTCATTGAACTGTATCGGTTCTCTTAAATTCTTTGACCTTGTGTATAACATGACTCAGGGTGGACCGAACCACAGAACCGAGGTGCTTGCGACAGAACTTTATGCAGAAGGTTTTAACTATTTTAAATATGGTTATGCCAGTGCGATTTCTGTAGTCTTACTGGTTATGTGTCTGATCGTAACATTATTGGTTAAAAAAGTAATTAAAGTTGAAACTTACGAGGGCTAG
- a CDS encoding carbohydrate ABC transporter permease: MQTKKSRKPVKPVTVILYIFLIALAVIYVAPLLWMLSVSLKDNAGVMAAPFALPEVFHWENYQQAWTMGKLGTALVNSVLVCGITLVVSLFFGAMAAFAIARMRWKLSEAAHTFFLIGMMVPVHCILIPLFVRFAGLGLTNSRVGLMIPYITFSLPMTIFLLTGFFKSMPGELFEAASIDGCGIYGCFFRIALPLCRTGFFVSGLMTFVGNWNELLLAMVFVSDPVKKTLPVTLTYFVGPYATNYVQMFAAIIIAIAPTVIVYCLFSNQIVEGLTTGAVKG; encoded by the coding sequence ATGCAGACAAAAAAATCAAGAAAACCGGTAAAGCCTGTTACAGTAATTCTTTATATATTTCTTATTGCACTTGCTGTGATTTATGTGGCTCCGCTGTTATGGATGTTAAGTGTTTCATTAAAAGATAATGCAGGCGTAATGGCAGCTCCATTTGCCCTGCCGGAAGTATTTCATTGGGAAAATTATCAGCAGGCATGGACAATGGGTAAGCTTGGAACTGCACTTGTAAACTCAGTACTGGTCTGTGGGATCACACTTGTAGTCAGTCTGTTTTTTGGAGCAATGGCAGCATTTGCCATTGCAAGAATGCGTTGGAAATTATCAGAAGCAGCACACACATTTTTCCTGATCGGAATGATGGTTCCGGTACATTGTATCCTGATTCCGCTGTTCGTACGTTTTGCAGGGCTGGGATTGACTAACTCAAGAGTAGGTCTGATGATCCCGTATATTACGTTTTCCCTTCCGATGACTATTTTCCTTCTGACAGGATTTTTCAAATCTATGCCTGGAGAATTATTTGAGGCAGCATCCATTGACGGATGTGGAATTTATGGATGCTTTTTCAGAATCGCACTTCCCCTTTGCAGAACAGGATTCTTTGTTTCAGGTCTTATGACATTCGTAGGTAACTGGAATGAGCTGTTGCTGGCTATGGTATTTGTCTCAGATCCGGTAAAGAAAACACTGCCTGTAACACTTACATATTTCGTAGGACCATATGCCACAAACTATGTACAGATGTTCGCAGCAATCATTATCGCAATCGCACCAACCGTTATTGTATACTGCCTGTTCAGTAACCAGATTGTAGAAGGCCTGACTACAGGTGCAGTAAAGGGATGA
- a CDS encoding serine hydrolase domain-containing protein, translated as MDLKEKISRVMKQSISDSEVMGVNLLVEKDGRELIYCEEGLADREAHKPIRRDTIFRLYSQTKPITAACAMILMERGLLDPGTPVSEYLPAYSDMKVEKNGEICAAEIPVRIHDLLRMTSGLVYPDECTEPGKATDRVYKEACDRLHTDHPMTTRELADRLAKCPLAFEPGSGWRYGTSADVLGAVIEVISGKKLSEFMQEEIFEPLGMSDTAFWLPKEKQSRLAKAYETVCDENGNRSMKLYTGDNLAVRNDMAEPPAYEAGGAGLTSTLDDYMKFARMLRQNGTWGDRQILKPETVHYMRNGQLLPKQQQDMDKWLGLEGYSYGNLMRVCRNPSQAVMLTREGEYGWDGWLGMYFANFPKEDMTILMGMQKKDAGTFPLTRKLRNVVISEYLR; from the coding sequence ATGGACTTAAAGGAAAAAATCAGCAGGGTAATGAAGCAGTCGATCAGTGATTCGGAGGTCATGGGAGTGAATCTTCTGGTTGAGAAAGACGGAAGAGAACTTATTTATTGTGAAGAGGGACTGGCTGACAGAGAGGCTCATAAACCAATCCGCAGAGATACGATCTTTCGGCTTTATTCCCAGACAAAACCGATAACAGCGGCCTGCGCAATGATATTAATGGAGAGAGGGCTTCTGGACCCGGGAACCCCTGTTTCAGAATATCTGCCTGCGTATTCTGATATGAAGGTAGAGAAAAACGGGGAAATCTGTGCAGCGGAGATTCCTGTCAGGATTCATGATCTTCTGCGAATGACATCAGGACTGGTCTATCCGGATGAATGTACAGAACCCGGAAAAGCTACAGACAGAGTGTATAAGGAAGCATGTGACAGATTACATACAGATCATCCGATGACAACCAGAGAGCTGGCAGATCGTCTTGCGAAATGTCCTCTGGCTTTTGAACCGGGATCAGGATGGAGATATGGAACATCGGCAGATGTTCTGGGAGCAGTGATCGAAGTTATTTCCGGGAAAAAGCTGTCTGAATTTATGCAGGAAGAAATTTTTGAACCATTGGGAATGAGCGATACTGCATTCTGGTTACCGAAAGAAAAACAGTCTCGCCTTGCGAAAGCTTATGAAACAGTATGTGATGAAAATGGAAACAGAAGTATGAAACTTTATACAGGAGACAATCTGGCAGTAAGAAATGATATGGCAGAGCCGCCTGCGTATGAAGCCGGCGGAGCAGGGCTTACCTCTACTTTGGACGACTATATGAAATTTGCCAGAATGCTCAGACAGAATGGTACTTGGGGGGACAGGCAGATCCTGAAGCCGGAAACTGTGCATTATATGCGTAACGGACAGCTGTTACCGAAACAGCAGCAGGATATGGATAAATGGCTTGGCCTGGAAGGCTATAGCTATGGAAATTTGATGCGTGTTTGCAGGAATCCGTCGCAGGCAGTGATGCTGACCAGAGAGGGAGAGTATGGCTGGGACGGCTGGCTTGGCATGTATTTTGCCAATTTCCCCAAGGAAGACATGACCATTCTCATGGGTATGCAAAAAAAAGATGCAGGAACCTTTCCTCTGACCAGAAAACTGCGAAATGTAGTTATCAGTGAATATCTGAGGTGA
- a CDS encoding response regulator transcription factor — protein sequence MVSKQKILIVDDDNNIAELIALYLTKECFETKIVNDGEEALKEFVRFHPDLIILDLMLPGIDGYQVCREIRHTSDVPIIMLSAKGETFDKVLGLELGADDYMIKPFDSKELVARVRAVLRRFQVKQPTVSSNEKCVSYPDLTINLTNYAVTYMDRQVDMPPKELELLYFLASSPNQVFTREQLLDHIWGYEYIGDTRTVDVHIKRLREKIKDNPSWSIATVWGIGYKFEVKNP from the coding sequence ATGGTTTCCAAACAGAAAATCCTGATCGTAGATGATGATAATAATATCGCAGAGCTGATCGCCCTGTATCTGACGAAAGAATGTTTCGAGACAAAGATCGTAAATGATGGAGAGGAAGCGCTGAAAGAATTTGTCCGCTTCCATCCGGATCTGATCATCCTGGATCTGATGCTTCCAGGTATCGACGGCTATCAGGTCTGCCGTGAGATCCGCCATACTTCCGATGTTCCCATCATCATGCTCTCTGCCAAAGGAGAAACCTTCGACAAAGTTCTGGGACTGGAACTGGGCGCAGACGATTATATGATCAAGCCATTTGATTCCAAAGAACTGGTGGCACGTGTCCGTGCTGTCCTCCGCCGTTTCCAGGTAAAACAGCCGACTGTTTCTTCCAATGAAAAATGTGTCAGCTATCCTGATCTGACCATTAATCTGACCAACTACGCAGTCACCTATATGGACAGACAGGTAGACATGCCACCCAAGGAACTGGAACTTCTCTACTTCCTGGCATCTTCTCCCAATCAGGTGTTTACCCGTGAACAGCTTCTGGATCACATCTGGGGCTATGAATACATCGGCGACACCCGTACTGTAGACGTTCATATCAAACGTCTCCGTGAAAAGATCAAGGATAATCCATCCTGGTCCATCGCCACTGTATGGGGGATCGGCTATAAATTTGAGGTTAAAAATCCATGA
- a CDS encoding endonuclease MutS2, which translates to MNQKAYKALEYYKIINMLTDKASSSMGKEICKKTEPSTDIDEIRHMQTQTKDALTRLFQKGNISFGSVKDVRGSLKRLEIGSSLGIGELLAICSLLENTNRVKAYSRSERGDSLVDSLDGMFEALEPLTPLTTEIRRCILSEDEISDDASSNLRQIRRNMKIAGDRIHTQLSSLVNGSARNYLQDSVITMRNGRYCIPVKAEYKGQVPGMVHDQSSTGSTLFIEPMAIVKLNNDIRELELEEQKEIEVILSNLSQMTAEQTDSIRADLDIMVQLDVIFARASLAMDMNATEPIFNDEGRIRLKQARHPLIDKKKAVPIDIRLGDDFDLLVVTGPNTGGKTVSLKTVGLLTLMGQSGLHIPTLDRSELALFEEVYADIGDEQSIEQSLSTFSSHMTNVVSFLRKANRHSLVLFDELGAGTDPTEGAALAIAILSHLHEQGIRTMATTHYSELKVYALSTPGVENACCEFDVETLRPTYRLLIGVPGKSNAFAISSKLGLPDYIINKAKEQISEQDESFEDVLSSLESSRVTIENERREIEQYKKEVASLKSEMESKQEKLNEQRDRIIRQANEEAHAVLREAKEYADKTMKMFHKFQKDHVDLAAVEKERQDLRKRMNKAEKGMTQKTAAQKPKKELTAKDLSLGDAVKVLSMNLKGTVSSRPDNKGYLFVQMGIIRSKVHISDLELIDEAEITTPTMQRTGAGKIRMSKSAHVSTEINLLGKTVDEAVAELDKYLDDAYIAHLKSVRIVHGKGTGALRKGVHNYLKRQKHVASFRLGEFGEGDAGVTIVEFKK; encoded by the coding sequence ATGAATCAGAAAGCATATAAAGCACTTGAATACTATAAGATCATCAATATGCTGACAGACAAGGCTTCTTCTTCCATGGGAAAGGAAATCTGCAAAAAGACTGAACCGTCTACAGATATTGATGAGATCCGTCATATGCAGACTCAGACGAAAGATGCACTCACCCGTCTCTTCCAGAAAGGGAACATTTCTTTCGGAAGTGTGAAGGATGTGCGTGGTTCTCTGAAGCGTCTGGAAATCGGAAGTTCTCTCGGGATCGGTGAACTGCTTGCCATCTGCAGCCTGCTAGAGAATACCAACCGTGTGAAAGCGTATTCCAGAAGCGAGCGCGGTGATTCTCTTGTGGACTCTCTGGATGGAATGTTTGAAGCACTGGAGCCACTGACTCCTCTTACAACAGAAATCCGCAGATGTATCCTCTCAGAAGATGAGATCAGCGATGATGCTAGCAGCAATCTCCGACAGATCCGAAGAAACATGAAGATCGCCGGAGACAGGATCCACACCCAGCTCTCTTCTCTCGTAAACGGAAGCGCCCGCAATTATCTGCAGGATTCCGTTATCACCATGAGAAACGGACGTTACTGTATCCCGGTCAAGGCAGAATACAAAGGTCAGGTTCCAGGTATGGTACATGACCAGTCCTCCACAGGTTCTACTTTATTCATCGAACCAATGGCCATCGTAAAATTAAACAACGACATCCGTGAACTGGAACTGGAAGAACAGAAAGAGATCGAAGTGATCCTCTCCAACCTGAGCCAGATGACCGCAGAACAGACCGACTCCATCCGCGCAGACCTTGATATCATGGTACAGCTTGACGTCATTTTCGCCAGAGCCTCCCTCGCTATGGACATGAATGCAACAGAACCAATTTTCAATGACGAAGGACGTATCCGTCTGAAACAGGCACGCCACCCGCTCATTGATAAGAAGAAAGCAGTTCCCATCGATATCCGTCTCGGTGATGATTTCGACCTGCTTGTTGTTACCGGACCGAATACCGGTGGTAAGACCGTATCCTTAAAGACTGTCGGACTTCTCACTCTTATGGGTCAGTCTGGACTTCATATTCCCACACTGGACCGCTCAGAACTTGCACTGTTTGAGGAAGTTTATGCAGATATCGGTGATGAGCAGAGTATCGAGCAGTCCTTAAGTACTTTCTCCTCACATATGACAAACGTGGTTTCTTTTCTCAGAAAAGCCAACCGCCACTCTCTCGTCCTGTTCGATGAGCTTGGCGCAGGTACAGACCCGACAGAGGGTGCTGCTCTTGCCATTGCGATCCTTTCCCATCTTCATGAGCAGGGAATCCGCACCATGGCAACCACCCATTACAGTGAACTGAAAGTATACGCACTCTCCACTCCCGGCGTGGAAAATGCCTGCTGTGAGTTTGATGTGGAAACGCTCCGTCCGACCTATCGCCTGCTGATCGGTGTCCCTGGAAAAAGTAATGCATTCGCTATTTCTTCCAAGCTTGGTCTTCCGGACTATATCATCAATAAGGCAAAAGAACAGATCAGCGAGCAGGATGAATCCTTCGAAGATGTCCTCAGTTCTCTGGAAAGCAGCCGTGTGACCATCGAGAATGAACGCCGCGAGATCGAACAGTATAAAAAAGAAGTCGCTTCCCTGAAATCTGAAATGGAATCCAAGCAGGAGAAACTGAACGAGCAGCGTGACCGCATCATCCGTCAGGCCAACGAAGAGGCTCATGCAGTTCTCCGGGAAGCCAAGGAATATGCGGACAAGACCATGAAAATGTTCCATAAGTTCCAGAAAGATCACGTGGATCTGGCTGCTGTGGAAAAAGAACGCCAGGATCTGCGCAAACGCATGAATAAGGCAGAAAAAGGCATGACTCAGAAAACTGCCGCTCAGAAGCCAAAGAAAGAACTTACTGCCAAAGACCTTTCCCTTGGTGATGCAGTCAAGGTTCTCAGCATGAACCTGAAAGGTACTGTAAGCAGTCGTCCGGACAATAAGGGCTACCTGTTTGTACAGATGGGAATCATCCGTTCCAAAGTCCACATTTCCGATCTGGAACTGATCGATGAAGCAGAAATCACCACACCTACCATGCAGCGTACAGGTGCCGGTAAGATCCGTATGTCCAAATCCGCCCATGTATCCACAGAGATCAACCTTCTGGGTAAAACTGTAGACGAAGCAGTTGCAGAGCTTGATAAATACCTGGATGACGCCTACATCGCCCATCTGAAATCCGTACGTATTGTACACGGAAAAGGTACCGGTGCACTTCGAAAGGGTGTTCATAACTATCTGAAACGCCAGAAGCATGTCGCCTCCTTCCGCCTTGGAGAATTCGGTGAAGGCGACGCCGGCGTAACTATCGTAGAATTCAAAAAATAA
- a CDS encoding ABC transporter substrate-binding protein has protein sequence MNKKRLLSVLLSAAMVAGTMAVAVPAYADDTEEITWMFWDDLEATEDLVSKGYKDVIDRFNTEYEGKYHVTPITTNLEEYDGKLNALIAAGQTPDVYICNPGPNMDVYVNAGAAADLTDILENQEKDWYATFTDGIFDRLTYDGKIMAVPTNFAAACVYYNTELFEKAGVEVPTTYDELIDVCKKLQDAGITPISCSAGTAWCLSMIAGYLCDRSGVDLQAIADHTANWTDDNCIAAGEKLKELSQYFQETAAGDSNDQATANFYNGDAAMLVQGSWAMAQINGNNPDFQSKCGVFQFPEIEGANDPNRMIVKTDNLLMSSTTEHQDAAIALMKMFTDEEAQKYTAEIGGKFPIIKDLDIDYDKAPAQLKYVQDIMDKATGTFGFYNESLASVEAGDCFDNAMVDIFLGNQTPEEAFQTVQDFYEENVWK, from the coding sequence ATGAACAAGAAAAGATTACTTTCAGTATTACTTTCAGCAGCTATGGTAGCGGGAACCATGGCAGTAGCAGTGCCTGCATATGCAGATGACACAGAGGAAATCACATGGATGTTCTGGGATGACCTGGAAGCTACAGAGGATCTGGTTTCCAAAGGATACAAAGATGTTATTGATCGCTTCAATACAGAATATGAAGGGAAATATCATGTAACACCGATCACAACAAATCTGGAAGAATATGACGGAAAATTAAATGCCCTGATCGCAGCAGGACAGACACCGGATGTATACATTTGTAACCCGGGACCCAACATGGATGTATATGTAAATGCAGGAGCAGCAGCAGACCTGACAGATATTCTTGAGAATCAGGAAAAAGACTGGTACGCAACATTTACAGATGGAATCTTTGACAGACTGACTTATGATGGAAAGATTATGGCAGTTCCTACAAACTTCGCAGCTGCCTGTGTATACTATAACACAGAGCTTTTTGAGAAGGCCGGAGTGGAAGTTCCGACTACATATGATGAACTGATCGATGTATGTAAGAAACTGCAGGATGCTGGTATTACACCAATCTCCTGTTCCGCAGGAACTGCATGGTGCTTGTCAATGATCGCAGGTTATCTTTGTGACCGTTCAGGTGTAGATCTTCAGGCAATCGCAGATCATACAGCAAACTGGACAGACGATAACTGTATTGCTGCAGGTGAGAAATTAAAAGAGTTATCTCAGTATTTCCAGGAAACAGCAGCTGGTGACTCCAATGATCAGGCTACAGCAAACTTCTACAATGGAGATGCAGCAATGCTGGTACAGGGATCATGGGCTATGGCTCAGATCAATGGCAATAATCCTGATTTCCAGAGCAAATGCGGTGTATTCCAGTTCCCTGAAATCGAAGGAGCGAATGATCCGAACCGTATGATCGTTAAAACAGACAACTTACTGATGAGCTCTACAACAGAGCATCAGGATGCAGCAATTGCACTGATGAAGATGTTTACAGATGAAGAAGCACAGAAATATACAGCAGAAATAGGAGGAAAATTCCCGATCATCAAAGATCTTGACATTGACTATGACAAAGCTCCTGCACAGCTGAAATATGTTCAGGATATTATGGACAAAGCAACTGGTACTTTTGGATTCTACAATGAATCTCTGGCATCTGTAGAAGCAGGTGACTGCTTCGACAATGCAATGGTTGATATATTCCTTGGAAACCAGACTCCGGAAGAAGCCTTCCAGACAGTACAGGATTTCTATGAAGAAAACGTCTGGAAATAA
- a CDS encoding helix-turn-helix transcriptional regulator: MIHNLQGIHETVDYKADTQICLYYNEEAENYPPHWHPSFEVIMPVINDYRVVCGHNDYHIKEGEILVICPCMLHELFAPATGERIIFQPGLSHIKLKELDLITPLLSPAILITKEEYPQIYEHIHSLMLEIKDEYMNFTTYSEISIIAKFLEILVDIGRNHKAFHQQDGDRDIHHQKEYMEKFLFITDYISNHFSENLTLEEVASLAGFSKYHFARLFKQYTNSSFYKFLNQKRIEYAKSLLLDPELAVTEVAAQSGFSSLSAFLRMFKQLNLCTPTEFRSMYDSQLQKKPASGKK; the protein is encoded by the coding sequence ATGATCCATAATTTACAGGGAATTCATGAAACCGTTGATTACAAAGCAGATACCCAGATCTGTCTTTATTACAATGAGGAAGCCGAAAACTATCCGCCTCACTGGCATCCCTCATTCGAAGTAATCATGCCTGTTATTAATGACTACCGGGTTGTCTGCGGTCATAACGATTATCATATCAAAGAAGGAGAAATTCTTGTTATATGTCCCTGTATGCTTCACGAGCTCTTTGCTCCGGCTACAGGAGAAAGGATTATTTTTCAGCCCGGCCTGAGCCACATCAAGCTAAAAGAACTAGATCTGATCACACCACTCCTCAGTCCCGCCATTCTGATCACCAAGGAAGAATATCCACAGATCTATGAACACATCCACAGTCTTATGTTGGAAATCAAGGATGAATATATGAATTTTACCACCTATTCTGAGATTTCCATCATTGCAAAATTCCTGGAAATCCTTGTGGATATTGGCAGAAATCACAAAGCTTTTCATCAGCAGGACGGAGACCGTGATATTCACCATCAGAAAGAATATATGGAGAAATTTCTGTTTATCACCGACTATATCAGCAACCACTTTTCTGAAAACCTTACTCTGGAGGAGGTTGCCAGTCTGGCAGGGTTCAGCAAATATCACTTTGCCCGCCTTTTTAAACAATATACTAATTCCTCCTTCTACAAATTTCTGAACCAGAAAAGAATTGAATACGCAAAATCTCTTTTGCTGGATCCGGAGCTTGCTGTTACCGAAGTGGCAGCACAATCAGGCTTTTCCAGCCTGTCCGCCTTTTTACGGATGTTCAAACAATTAAACCTGTGCACTCCCACAGAATTCCGAAGTATGTATGATTCACAATTACAAAAAAAACCTGCTTCCGGGAAAAAGTAA
- a CDS encoding glycoside hydrolase family 3 C-terminal domain-containing protein, whose translation MNRDEARKKAQELVSRMTLEEKASQLRYDAPAIKRLGIPAYNWWNEGLHGVARAGQATVFPQAIGMAATFDRDCVAEMADIVATEGRAKYNAYSSEEDRDIYKGLTFWSPNVNIFRDPRWGRGHETYGEDPYLTKELGVAFVKALQGNGETMKAAACAKHFAVHSGPEAIRHEFDAKASAKDMEETYLPAFESLVEEADVEAVMGAYNRTNGEPCCGSPALQKKLRGDWKFQGHFVSDCWAIRDFHEHHMVTNTAYESAALAINNGCDLNCGNTYLHIMKAYEKGLVTEERITESAVRLFTTRYLLGLFDGSEYDNISYREVESAEHLAAAEKAAAKSFVLLKNNGILPLKKEDIKTIGIVGPNADSRKALIGNYHGTASRYITIQEGIQDYVGEDVRILSSVGSELFRDRTEPLAFSRDRLAEAKIVAENSDVVILCVGLDETLEGEEGDTGNSYASGDKESLKLPQSQIDLMEAMAGSGKPVVLCLMAGSDIDMSYAAEKFDAVMVLWYPGSQGGKAAAKILFGENSPSGKLPVTFYESLEELPEFTDYSMKGRTYRYMEGKAQFPFGYGLTYSNVKVENAEVRQCGRQITVEAEVYNKGNADTEEVVQIYVKNLDSKNAIPNPALGGFQRIFIKAGERRKVMVPVWEKAFTVVDENGERVEDGRKYEIFAGCSQPDERSIELTGTEPVKVIWEKED comes from the coding sequence ATGAACAGAGACGAGGCAAGAAAAAAAGCACAGGAGCTGGTATCCAGAATGACTCTGGAAGAAAAGGCCAGCCAGTTAAGATATGATGCACCTGCCATAAAAAGACTTGGAATCCCGGCATATAACTGGTGGAATGAGGGACTTCATGGCGTGGCCAGAGCGGGACAGGCAACTGTTTTTCCTCAGGCAATCGGAATGGCTGCTACATTTGACAGAGACTGTGTAGCTGAGATGGCAGATATTGTAGCGACAGAAGGGCGTGCAAAGTATAATGCATATTCCAGCGAAGAGGACAGAGATATCTATAAAGGACTGACATTCTGGTCTCCCAACGTAAATATTTTCCGTGATCCCAGATGGGGCAGAGGGCATGAAACTTATGGAGAAGATCCATATCTGACAAAGGAACTGGGAGTGGCTTTTGTAAAGGCACTTCAGGGTAACGGAGAAACAATGAAAGCGGCGGCATGTGCCAAACATTTTGCAGTACATTCCGGACCTGAGGCAATCCGCCATGAATTTGATGCAAAGGCATCTGCAAAAGATATGGAAGAAACTTATCTGCCGGCATTTGAAAGTCTGGTGGAGGAAGCGGATGTGGAAGCAGTTATGGGAGCATATAACCGTACAAACGGAGAACCATGCTGCGGAAGCCCGGCACTGCAGAAAAAGCTCAGGGGAGACTGGAAGTTCCAGGGACATTTTGTATCAGACTGCTGGGCGATCAGAGATTTCCATGAACATCATATGGTGACAAATACTGCTTATGAATCGGCAGCTCTTGCTATCAATAATGGATGCGATCTGAACTGTGGAAATACCTATCTTCATATTATGAAAGCATATGAAAAGGGGCTTGTCACAGAGGAAAGGATTACAGAATCAGCAGTAAGACTTTTTACTACCAGATATCTTCTTGGGCTATTTGATGGCAGTGAATATGATAATATTTCCTATAGGGAAGTAGAATCAGCAGAACATCTGGCAGCAGCAGAGAAAGCAGCAGCGAAGAGTTTTGTACTTTTGAAGAACAATGGAATTCTTCCATTAAAAAAAGAGGATATCAAAACAATCGGAATTGTGGGACCTAATGCAGACAGCAGAAAGGCTTTGATTGGAAATTATCATGGAACTGCATCCAGATATATTACAATCCAGGAGGGAATCCAGGATTATGTAGGTGAGGATGTGAGAATTCTTAGTTCTGTAGGAAGCGAGTTGTTTAGAGACAGAACAGAACCTCTGGCATTCAGCAGAGATCGTCTTGCGGAAGCTAAGATCGTTGCAGAAAACAGTGATGTGGTGATTCTTTGTGTAGGTCTGGATGAGACACTGGAGGGTGAAGAAGGAGATACCGGAAACAGCTATGCATCCGGAGATAAAGAGAGCCTGAAGCTTCCTCAGTCCCAGATTGATTTAATGGAAGCAATGGCTGGTTCCGGAAAACCGGTGGTTCTCTGTCTGATGGCAGGAAGTGATATTGATATGAGCTATGCAGCAGAGAAATTTGATGCAGTTATGGTTCTGTGGTATCCGGGAAGTCAGGGCGGAAAAGCGGCAGCAAAAATTCTGTTTGGGGAAAACTCCCCATCTGGCAAACTTCCGGTTACCTTTTACGAGAGCCTTGAAGAACTTCCGGAATTTACAGATTATTCCATGAAAGGCAGAACCTATCGTTATATGGAAGGAAAAGCACAGTTCCCCTTTGGATATGGACTTACCTACAGTAATGTAAAAGTAGAAAATGCAGAGGTAAGACAGTGCGGACGGCAGATAACAGTAGAGGCCGAAGTATATAATAAGGGTAATGCAGATACTGAGGAAGTTGTCCAGATTTATGTAAAAAATCTTGACAGTAAAAATGCAATTCCAAATCCTGCACTGGGAGGATTCCAGAGAATTTTTATAAAAGCAGGAGAACGCAGAAAAGTTATGGTTCCTGTCTGGGAAAAGGCATTTACAGTGGTAGATGAAAATGGAGAACGCGTAGAGGATGGCAGGAAATATGAGATTTTTGCAGGCTGCAGCCAGCCGGATGAAAGAAGTATAGAGCTTACCGGAACAGAACCTGTAAAGGTAATCTGGGAGAAAGAAGACTGA